A stretch of DNA from Cannabis sativa cultivar Pink pepper isolate KNU-18-1 chromosome X, ASM2916894v1, whole genome shotgun sequence:
GCCACTGAAGATATTTAGGCATAAGAACGTTTCGAATTGCTGAACAAACTTCCAACACCAGCTTATGACAGGTGGATATTCCTAACCCGAAACGTTTCGAAACGAGTCGAAGCGGGTCACCCGTAGCTAATCTCCATAAACAAACCGCAACACGTTGCCGTACAGGTATGGCGTTTCGTAGAGTCGTATCTTCTTTAGCTATTACCGAATTTAGCTCTTCACAAACCGTTTCGAACGTTTTTTTACTCATTCGAAACGCTTTTTTGAATTCCTCGTCTGGAAAATCGGCTCCGTTACACTCGTCCCACCAAGCCTTTGACCGATCTTTGACCCACAATCGCCTCTGATGACCCGATTtagaacaagtcttctccgatTCATCGGCGGCGCTTGTTACGGCGGCTACAGCTACGGCTGCGGCGGCTGAGATTGAAGCCGTGGATGATTTCTTGAGTGAATCTGAACCGTTGAGATTTGAAGAGGAGTAGTAATCGAACATGGCTTTGGTCTTCTTATTGTGATTGTCGTTTAATAAGGATTTATCGTCGTTTGATTGTCGTTGGAGTTGTTGTTGGTCTTGTTTTTCTTGTTCATCGATTAAGAGAAGAGAAGTAATAATACCGTTTaagcttttcttcttcttcttctctttttctgCCAATTCATTGTCGTTTTGGTCTTTTCTTCGTCGTTTTTTGGGTGTGGGGTTATTATTGTTTGTGTCGTTCATTGAATGGGGTTGATATATCGAAGGATTGAGTAGTAGTTTGTAGATGGGGGACAAATCTTCTTCTTCAAATACTTGTTCTTCTGTTTTTGGgtttggagaagaagaagaagaagtgttTAATTGTTTTCTCatatagaaaaaattatataataataaaaataaaaaataaattaggaaagtggagagagagaaagtgaggagagagagagagagaggagaaaaTGGAAAAGGTTTGAGATTGGAGTGAGAGGATTATATGTTGTGTGAAAATTGAGATTAAATTTTGGGACTAGTGTGAACATGGGTAttgaaaattattgaaaaagatttgtctaaaataaataaataaataaaaataagagtCTTACAAGATGATAGTTAGATAtcctattaaatattaattgaattattattttgttgattttaaagttttatttttaatgattatacaattattatttaacggtattatttaattaatgctatatatttataagaaaaaGTAAATTTAAGACAGTTTAGTTAAaagtaaaaagaaataaaaagttaagagTGATTCTACAATGTACTCTTTAAAAGAAATCTATTGATATACTTTCTACTTATTTTGgcattcaaaaaaattttttagtttaattttttttttatattcatgtacgttattgctatttaaaatattctacaaaattttaagaaatttaaaataatttacaatatggaaaataatattcaaattgtttattttacacgagtataaaataaaatagttatgCGTACAACACGTTATTTGAACGTAACTTTcagcatgttaaattttttcgaatttcttaaaattttacagatagtctaaataactataatttacatgatcatgaaaaaaatttaacttaaaaattattttaaatactaaagttgataaaaatatatgcattataaaataaaattttctaaaAGTTAAATGTATTTCtccaataaaaaatattaaaaaatgttAGGGAGGTTGCTTCTATAGTATGCGTGTACTAATTTgcattcttttatttatttatttaatatatataagaaattggGGAAATTTGGGGGTATCTACACTCAAGTCAAActttatattgttttattattaattttaacttATTATttggggaaaaaaaaaaagcatgatTACTcccttaatttttttgtttgt
This window harbors:
- the LOC115706685 gene encoding protein ALP1-like, which encodes MRKQLNTSSSSSPNPKTEEQVFEEEDLSPIYKLLLNPSIYQPHSMNDTNNNNPTPKKRRRKDQNDNELAEKEKKKKKSLNGIITSLLLIDEQEKQDQQQLQRQSNDDKSLLNDNHNKKTKAMFDYYSSSNLNGSDSLKKSSTASISAAAAVAVAAVTSAADESEKTCSKSGHQRRLWVKDRSKAWWDECNGADFPDEEFKKAFRMSKKTFETVCEELNSVIAKEDTTLRNAIPVRQRVAVCLWRLATGDPLRLVSKRFGLGISTCHKLVLEVCSAIRNVLMPKYLQWPDSNSVGSIKEAFESVSGIPNVVGSMYTTHIPIIAPKISVAAYFNKRHTERNQKTSYSITVQGVVDPRGVFTDVCIGWPGSMPDDQVLEKSALYQRANGGALKGVWIVGGSGYPLMDWVLVPYTQQNLTWTQHAFNEKIGEVQKVGKDAFARLKGRWACLQKRTEVKLQDLPVVLGACCVLHNICELSNEEMEPEHRFELVDDEMVPENSMRSESSRKARDSIAHNLLHHGLAGTSFL